DNA from Hypanus sabinus isolate sHypSab1 chromosome 16, sHypSab1.hap1, whole genome shotgun sequence:
CAAGAaaaaagcagagagctttaaggttGTCTTGATgcgggatagaagtgtataggcaCTGGACATCCATGGAGAACGtataggtagatttttttttaacagaggcAAGTGCATGGTAGTAAAGGCAGATATGTACATtaaagacatttaagagactctgataggaatatagatgaaagaaaaattgagggctatgttggaaggaagggttggattgatctcgGAGTAGGTTGCacaattgtgtacagttctggtcactgaattataggaaagatgtcaacaaaatagagagagtacagagaagatttactagaatgttacctgggtttcagcacctaagttacagggaaaggttgaacaagttaggtctttattctttggagcatggaAGGtagagggggaacttgatagaggtatttaaaattatgagggggatagatagagttgatgtagataggcattttccattgagagtaggggagattcaaacaagaggacatgagttgacaggggacaaaagtttaggggtaacacgagggggaatttctttactcagagagtggtaactgtgtggaacgtgcttccaatagaagtggtagaggcaggttcagcatttaaagtaaaattggataggtatatggacaggaaaggaatggagggttatgggctgagtgcaggtcagtgggactaggtgagagtaagcgtttggcatggactagaaggtttgtgcaggcctgtttctgtgctgtaattgttatatggttataggttAAATGAttagcacaacaatgtgggctgaaaggcttctACTGTAGTGTTCAATATTCTAGGCAtcctgcactgtctgtgtatGAATGAGAAAAtgctccctctcatcttaaatatatgtattagacattttgacccaGAGAAAAACAAACCAGCTTACTACCTTATTTatgtctttcataattttataaacctcattcaggtctcccctcagcttccactgctccagagaaaactgcGCAAAACTTATTCAATAGTGCATATCTTCTAATCTTGGCAGCATCTGGtaaacatgtacaaaatgctggaagaacttggtAAGGCTCTATCTacagagggatgaatggacaagggaatcacagtgatccctgcagagatggagtgggagggggaggaaaagtcgacattttgggctgtgaaagaagggagcagaagccagaataaagtggtgggggaagggaaggagtgcaAGATGGCAGGTGATCATTGAGAGCAGGTGAATGAGGAAAGGATGGTGGGAGAGGAGGAATGAATTAAGAGgttgggaggtgaaaggtggaagaggtaaagagcgaagagggaatctaataggagaggacagtggatagTGAAATAAAGGGAAGATGGAGGggagccagagggaggtggtgggcaggtgaggtgaagagaagggagtcagagggtaaccagaatggggaatagaaggagaGAGGAGCGATTTAGATATTCATCCCATGGGTTGGAGACTTCCTGGACAGGGtacatgttgctcctccaacttgagtttgaCCCATCATGATAGTACAGAAGGCCACGGACagacattttggaatgggaacatgaagtgaaattgaaattggtggccactgggagaacctGCCTTTTGTGGTGGACTCAGAAaaagtgctcgacaaagcagtctctTGATTTGCATTGGATGTCACTGATATAAAGGAGGCTGGTCTGGGACAACAAGTACAATAGATGACCCTGACAGAGAAGCAGTGTTGCCTCTCctgggctctgaatggtggtgagagaggaaatgCAGGGGTAGCTGCAACACTTGTCACGCTtagatgaacattgatttctctaaactgataatttctccccctccctttttccattccccattctaatTACCCTCTCATTCTTTctattctcctcacctgcctgtcacttccATGTagttcctctcctccttcccattcttccatatccctccttcttcagccctttacaacttacacctatcacctcccaacttcctcCTTAAACTCCTTTTCCCTTCACCTACCTACCTTctgcctcacctatcacctgccagcttgtactctttcctctccccttactttcttactctggcttctgcctccttcctttagTCCTGTCGAAGGGGCCTGAAATACCCACTTTTTATTCTCCTCCACAAAtgcttgctgagtccctccagcattttgtatgtgttgttcaagatttccatcatCGGCAGAATGTCGTGTTTAGTATCTAGTAaaccacttctgcaccctctccaaggcTTCCATGCACTCCCTATGCTGGTCCCGAACACTGCTAAGATGGGGCAACcagagttgaatgcaatactctaGATTCGGCCTAACCAGGGTTTTGTACAGATGTAataaaatttcatctgccatctttaACAGGATCATACCACCAAACatattttctccccccccccccactctccgcTGGGATTGCTCCTTCAGTGATTTCCTTCTCCATTCGCCCCTTCCCActaacctccccccccccgaaACATATTCCTTCcagtgacagaaatgctacacctgctcatTTATCTTCtctcttacctccattcagggccccaaacagttcttccaggtgaggcaacgcttcacctgcaaatctgctggggtcgtctattcTATAAATGGGGCCTCCTCTACATAAACCCGACGTAAACTGGGGGTCTGCTttatcgagcacctctgctccatccatcataagcagaatttcctgatggccaaccattttaattgctatccccattcctgtttcaatgtcggtccatggccaccTCTCTTGCCACCATTtggccactctcaggatggaagaacaacagctcatattccactttagcctccaatctgaaggcatgaacattgatttctctgtctggtaaaataaaattccctccccttctattccccactctgcttatcacctcccctggtgtcCCTTCTTTTCTTTCCCccggtccactcttctctccaatcagattccttctctagCCATTTATCTACCCACCCAGCTTCagttatcaccttctagctagcccccccccccttctcctcCCTCCTTATAAAGGTATCGGCCCTAAACAtcgactgttaattcatttccatagatgctgcctaacctgctgagttcctccagtttttcgtgtctgttgctctagatttccagcatcttcataaTCTCCTGTGAATATCATTTCCTGACTACTGAATTCAATATTAAAGGCGAACTGTGTCTAGACTCCTGACCACCTCCTCAATTTGGGGACAAATAGGAATGGGCGCTACTTTATCAGTCACGTGCAAATAACAGACAACTCTGGCTTTGAAAAGAACCGATTTTATATTGATAGTAGATGCACGTATTATTTCAAAAGCAACCAAAGGAAGGGATTTTTTCCGCTAAAGGAAGAACATTTTCCTGAAGCCACACGGCGACAACACGAGCCCCTTGCGGCCGGTTTCCCTTCACATGGTCGCCGTGGCAGCGGGCCGGAGGCCCTGCAATCCCAGCATTCCGCGCCCGCCCAGTCCTTCCGGCCTGGCCGCCATAACCGTCAAGTAAGTGAAAGAAGGGCGGAATTTAAAACCGGGTTGTTATCCGAACCATCCTGCGGCTGGGTGACTCTTACTAGGTGGGGATGGAAAGGGTAGCGTTATATGTGATGTTTGGACAGGGTATTGTATGTTTGTGCATCGTTATTTGTGAATTAAGTTGGGGATTCGGACTCGGGGGGTGTCCGGCTGGAGAACCGTCTCCGCTCGGCGAAGGGGTTGCGATGTCGGTATTACTCTTTTCCTTCGATTTTCCCGATTTGTGCTTTCGCGATTTTATATCGGACCATCTGCTAAACGTTGGTCAGGTGGTTTGAAGATTTGAGCAGCGTGGTAGGTCCGGCTCTGCTGATAATACAGGGAGTTTTGGCCTCACCTCGGAGCTAGATATCTAATGGGAGGTTCTTTTACTCTGTTTTGAAGGCTTTATTCCCGTGGCCTACCGATCTTTTTGTCCCTATCTAATATCACTAACAAATTGGTGTTGCGTAAGGAAGATTTGCTGTGCACAAATGGGGTAACGTTTCCAACATTTCAGCGGTGGCCGTATTCAggagtgacaaataaagctgttgAGTTTATGATGCCCTGAAGATGTGATTGAACCTCAATTTTCTCGTTGATCTCTGGAATAAGAACGTATTGAAGAGGTGTTGGTAACCTAAGCGTATCCTACAGTAATGACATCTCATAAGTATGTAATTTGTTAGGTGTTTGGGGTGTTGAGAAAGGAACTTTGGAAATACAGGCCCTTTCCATATCAATATAGGATTTCTCCCATGAAACGCCTGTGTAGTACAATATTTAAGATGTTTCACAACGAGCTGTACAGCAAAACTATATGAGTGTAGTTTACTAAAATTGCAACTGAGGCAGCCAATTTGTATTGAACAGGTTTTTACAGATGTGATGGCAATTTTAGAGATGTTGCTTGGTGTTTGTTGGGAAACTTTATACCAATTCCTTGAGATTCTTTGTAATCAATTCATTCATCAGTTGTTTAATTTTGTTCATAAAATAGTACCTTTTGAGCCTCTAGCATGCTTTGTACTGACTCAGTGGTATGGCTAGATTTGCAGGTGTGCCTGGAGTAGAACTTCATGTCCTGGAGTCTCGCCAGAACGCTACCAAGCAGTGGGTGAAATTTCCAAGTGTCACTGAATGTTTTTCATTGAGTCTTTCCAAAGGCTCATGTGATCTGAAACATTGGCACTAACTTTTCCACACTTCTATAGGCAGATTTGAAAGCTGCGGTATTTTGAGTTGTATTTGATCCTAGTTGTAACGTGAAGCTATGATTATACTTAAGATTTCCTCAGCTACTTTCCTTAGTAGCTAACTTGTTACCCTGAGACTTGCTGCTAGTTCCAAGACACTAGTCGATCAAAAAGACCTCTCACTTATTGGTAACATCTCCTTAAGATGTTGATGTTTAAATGATGTTACCTCCTTAAGACCTTATTGAAAATTGAAGTGGTTTTCTATAATTTTAATAATGCCAgatacacgggggggggggggggaatacaatGAGTAACTATAAGAAAGTTATAGTTAGACTATTATAAATGTCTCAATGTTAGAACTTCTTATTTATTTACAAAGTAAGAGATTTTTTGGCATTGTGGCAGATGTAGAATGATTATTCCTTCGAGTTTTGAATCATTGACGGGTGATTAAAAGGAAGGTGAGATCTTTAAAACCTGGAAACATCTATTATGTCGTAATTGATGGGCTTAATGCTCAATCCATGAATTTTAAGGAATTATGTGGTTACTTGGAAAGATGGGTTACAAAGGTGCAGGAACTGGGTCTAAACTGGGTAGTTGCATTAACTCAGACATATTTGGGCCAAACGGTACTACTTGTTGTAAGTTTCCTATTTGaatctatgtttctgtgttggaGAGTTAAGTTGAAAATCATGGTGAACAAACTTAACTTGTATAGTACAAAATACATGGCTAGTACGGCCAAATCAGTTACCTCTGAGATGGAATCCTCTTGCTCTCTAGGCCAACAACAGAACTTTATAGTTAAAGTCATACATGATTTTTAAAATGCACTGAATATATGTGCATTTGGAATTAGTAGGGGAAATAACAAAAACTATAAATGCATTGAAAATTTAAAATGTAGAAAACACTTGAAAGTAGTTGGATTAATGGGAGTTGGGGGAAAGGGTCACCAAGGAGTAAAAGGTttctggaattgtgggtgatgGGGCTGAAGTGATTTTTCTTTCACTAAGAATTGGTTAGCAAgtactcagtgggctgaatggcctcaatcATGGATTCTGTTGTACAATGATGATGTTATCAGCATTGAGATACCAGAATTTAAATCCCATCACAGTAACTGGGCATTCAAATTCAACACAGCTGACTGAAACTATGGCACGTCTGACTCTGAACCCACTGAAAAGTTCAATCGTTACTGCCCTGAAAGTCTGAATTATTTAGTTCAAGGCCTGTTAAGGATGAACAATAAATGCTGTCCTTGTTAGTAATATGCATATCCTGTGGTCAAGTTTATATATGTGGGACAGTCACAGAATGGATGATGTAGAACAGTTTGATGCGAGGAAAAACTAGGTATCATTTTAAAATAGGTGCAAGAAGGAAGATACTTGGTGATTATAAATCTTAGATTTAATCACTAGGTGGGTCATATTTAATTGGAGAGTTTGCATTGAATATTTACTGGTATAATTCCAGAGATTGGGGAATAACATGGAGAATTAAATTTTTCCCCTTTAGAGCAAAAACATGTAAGATACTGCACTGAGGGACTTGAACTCATGAATTTCCAATTCATCCAATTTCCATTCCTGAAATTGACAGCACTCAGCTAAAGTGTCACCAAATTTGATGTACAAATTTGCTGTATTTTTGCATTCACTTTGATTTGAATGACTATTGGATATTTGTTTCCCTGCTTCTATATAGAAATGGCAATCAGGTATCCTATGGCAGTTGGCCTGCACAAAGGTCACCCTGTCACCAAGAATGAGACCAGCCCAAGGCAAAGCCGCAGACGAGGGGTGAGTTGTTAACAGGAGCTGCATCTTTAATTTTAATGCCTTAATTTATTTTCCAGGTTTGGCATTCTCAATTCTCCCCTCCAATCAGCAATCCCTGAAAATAGCATAGTAGTTTTCTGAAAAGATCCTGTTCTGCACGGATTTAGGAAACTTAATTTTAAGGTGGTGAGGAGTTGTAATATATTGGAGAAATATTACAGTGATTGTCATCACAATTCATCCTTGCCTATCGCAATCTTACTGGAATTGACAGGATGCACCAGTCTCAAAGTAAGGAGTGGGCCTTTTAAGATGAAGCTgggattttttaaaatcagagAGTGTAGAGTAGTAGTTGCCAACCCGTCGATTGCGATCAactagtcgatctttgagactttcccagtagatcctgaaaaaaagaaagaaaatacacaaatactgttgagagattgtttccgggttgtggggatttagttctgttctttctgcccagtgcgcctACGTGTAGTTCCCCTGCACTACACAGTATACTTCAATGGTCCccaacaatatgagtcagctgcacctttcctcattctgtTATGccgactgttgaacttgaacgcacgcgaggtcatcagtcgcctaaacgcagtgataccctcgtgccagggatcactggttggcctcgggtggCCGGCAGGATGTGCCGTTGTTATTgacctggagcgcggacagatgggtgccgcctCTAATCCTGTTTCGCACACGGAATGTTCGCGGGGAACcgggtgctaaaatattcgcagacaacctaattcgggctcagcgtttcgtaagtatcagagcagctacctcgctgcgatctactgaagcaaacttttgtcggccgataggtcctacgggggtgggggggggaggcatGAGCTCTGTTGCACTCCTCACTTGGTCGGTCGTGCTCTCCAGACATcatggggacctccggcccttccCTTGTCCTCTCATGtccagccacacctggccaaggcgccTGGCGGTGGCAGGAGGCTGGAGTTTgggcccagaggctgtctaatgaggcaatgaaaccctcaaaactgcttcggtaccttgagtccaagcaccctgcacttaaagacaaacccgttgagttttttcagTGGAAAACACGAGCAGCGTgagacagaagctaagtgccgagagctgctaaaactaaattgcagaacagACTGGACATAaagaacctgcttcgagtatcgctgtattcccattgtgtttacccccccccccccccccccccggttagctggtccgcaagaatattgtcaatactaAACCAGTCCGTGGTGCAAAACACGGTGGGTACTCCTGGTGTTCATATATTATTTccacttccgggttgtggggttttgcttccggtcttttctgccccagtgcgcatgcatgaaactaattgatctggggtcaatcttgccttcactaaggccgaggtaggggatcttgtgcttaaaaaggttggtaacCACTAGtgtagagagtagtgaatttacGGTTAATACAGGAAAGTAGGACTGAGATAAAATGTCAGTCATGTTATATGATAGCAGGGCAAAGCACAAAGAGTTGAATGGCCCATGTCTCCTCGGTGTCTTGTGTTTACTTATTCGTATTGGCTTAACTTTGTGCAACGGAGTTTGACTGTCTTCATCCTCCAATTAACTCAGCACCACAATTTAATGAGGGAAGATGAGATTAATGGTTCTGGTTCACGTCTTCTGTTTTTAGTTTATTCTGGTTTACAATAATATAAGGAATAGCAGAAATAGGCTGTATGGCTTTTGAGATTGTTTTAACTTTGATTCCCATTCTGTCTGTTCTCCACAATCTCTCAGTTTTGAATATACTAATTGGCTAAATCCTGCTGGCTGTGGTCATGTGGGAAAAATGCCACTCTGGAAAAATTGTCAGATATTTGTAAGCTTTAGTTCTTGTACAGCTTTGACTGAAGTCAGAACCTTGCCTCAGCTTGTATTTTGTCTGTGATGCTCTGGAGATAGGGTCCTGGTACTGTACTGCACGAGATTTGTCTCTGGCCTTGTGCCAGGCCTCATGCCTTCAGGATACGAGGTCCAATGAGATTCCACTTGTGCATCTGTACCAGTTTAGTGTGGCTGGCAGGTTTGGGGAGCAGATAGGCTAAAAGCAAAATCTAACCGATGACTCAACTACAGGTCTTTTGGGTGTTGGATTTCAAAGATTTACCACTCAAAAATTCCTCACCTGTGTTAAGAGACCTGTTCCTCaagtctaaactccagtgaaggTAACCTCACAGCTTTTATCTGATCAGACAAAAATTAGAGTACTCTTGTTTAAGAGGGTGATAAGTTTAAGTCCATTCTATCAAACCCTCATCCCAATAATCAACATGGTGAATCTTTGCCTAAAACAAGTATATTCCCTTGAAGATTAAATCTGTGCAGAATACTTGAGTTATATTTGCCAAATACCTGCATGGTTGTAGGAATTCTTTAATTCCTGTAACCTTTTAACAAGGGTCAACATTACATTTTGTTTACTGCAGTACTtgaattccagcattttgttctaTTGGAAACATTTTATATCTCCCTGACAGCTAATAATTTACATTTTCATACAGTCTTATCTAACTGGCACAATAGATAATTTCATGTTTCCCAACTTGAAACTGCCCTTTATTTGTCCTCTGCTTACTCCTTTTTCAGATTTTTACCCTCAAACTTTACCACTTAGCATCATCTAACTTGAGTACATTAAATTTATTCCTATATCACAACAAACATTAAGTATAAATAGCTGAAGCACCGGCTCTGATTTCTGAAGTTTGCTAACTTGAAATAAAATCTGTCCCTGTTTTTCATATTAATTAACTGTCTATTCATGCTAATCTGTTGTTCTCACCATGAATTATTCAGCAACGTTTTGAGGAATATTTAAATGGGTTTAATAGATCCAAGTCCAGTTTAGTGGTTTCCCTTTTATCTGCTCTGTTGGTTACTTTCCCAGTAAACTGTAATAAATTCTTTAAGTGTGGTTTTCCTTTCATAAAAGCTAAAGTAAAATATGATTTTAGAAAATTGTTTATCAGCATTATTTATCCACTAAAAGCAATGGTAACAAGTGGGTTTGGAATGGAATTTGAGTTCtgttattttttttcaaaagcgCCTGACCAAGCATACCAAGTTTGTCAGAGATCTAATCCGTGAGGTCTGTGGCTTTGCCCCTTACGAGAAACGTGCAATGGAATTGCTGAAGGTCTCTAAAGATAAGCGTGCACTCAAATTCATTAAAAAGAGGGTAAGCAACAATATGGTCAACATGTTTTCATATCTTAAATATATTAAGTTTTTATTCTGGTTGTTTTGAAAAATAACAAGTTAACTTGATAATGTATATTAACATGTTTGAGGATTTTTCTCAGTAgaaccccccccaaaaaaacttCTAATGCATAAAAAAACTAAAAGTTCAAAAACCAAATGTCAgcaagtattcatccccttttgcTCAATACTTAGTTGAGCCACCTCTTGTAAGTAATACAGCTAACAGTCTTTTTGGGTAAGTCTCTATTCGCTTTGCACAATGGGATAGAGGAAGATTTTGCCCATTCCTCTTTGAAGAATTGCTCAGTTGGGTAACAGCAGTGGACACTGATcatgaggtcttgccagagatattCGATCaaattaaggtcaggactcttgACTGGGGcactcaaggacatcagtttTCTTTATTTAAAGCtgctccatggttgctctggcagtatgCTTTGgttcattgtcctgctgaaagatgaacttcctccccagtttaagctttctggcagggCTAGCAGGTACTTATCCAGGAACTCtatgtatttagcagcattcatctttccATCAATCCTGACTAGATTTCcggtccctgctgctgaaaagcatccctatAGCATGAGCTACCTCCTAAGcaagtagggatggtgttacttggttaatgcacagtattagatttacaccacacaTACACCTAGTGTtaaggccaaaaagttccactttagtctccaTATAACCACATCTTTACGGTATCTTCtgagtgatgctttgcaaagttaATATGGGCAAGGGTATGTTTCTTTTTACCAGGGCTGCTTCCTTGCCATTCTTACATAAATCCCCTTCTGGTGCAAGACCTGGGAGATTGTGGGGCCATGAACAGTGGCTCCAGTTGCCGCCACTGACTTATACAACTCAAGAGTGACTCTTGGTGTCACAGTAGACTCTGTGCCAGTACCAATCTTCTCCAGTGACCCAAGTTTAGAGGGTCAGCCTGACCTAGACCATGAGGTTCTGGTTTTGCAGTGaactgcactgagctccaagtTAGGTTCATTGCCTTCAAGATGGTCTTGTcaccttccccagatttgtggtCCTCTATTATCacttccctgacttgtcttgaatgctcttttgttgtcattttggtttggtctgttgaaaatctaattGGGCCTTAGAGAGAAGTGGGTAATTGTTTTCAATGAATTTACAAGAATAAGTCCAAATTTTATTGCACCTGAGGGAAGTTGGCTAGTAATTAAAGCAGATGAATACAGCtccacaattttggtttttaatttttagtgaaTTGACAGGTTTTAGAatgtttcttttgatttgacatgatgcacaatgtttttgtAGATCAGCTCAGTATATTTTTAATTTAGAAAAATgatacagtaaaatgtgaaatagTTTAAGGCACTGTGTATCCATTCTGATTGTTGGTTCATTAGAAAAATATCAGGTTTGGAGATGTCTTGTTTTATGCTGCATCATCCATATTAAATTAATACAGCAGGAAGTTTCCCAATAATAGTTAATTGATATGGCTGGAGATTATTTTAGTGCTGTATGCCAGGTACATCCTGAGATATGGGTAATTTGAGTGAGTGTGTTACTTGTGGAGCAGCACTCTAACACAATGGAAGG
Protein-coding regions in this window:
- the rpl36 gene encoding large ribosomal subunit protein eL36 → MAIRYPMAVGLHKGHPVTKNETSPRQSRRRGRLTKHTKFVRDLIREVCGFAPYEKRAMELLKVSKDKRALKFIKKRVGTHIRAKRKREELSNVLAAMRKAAAKKD